Proteins encoded within one genomic window of Formosa agariphila KMM 3901:
- the ilvA gene encoding threonine ammonia-lyase IlvA, translating to MQTENKTYFPSLKAVQAAAERLKSVAVLTPLVKNLQYSKRYNANVLFKREDLQLVRSYKIRGAYNRMSSLTEEQMKNGIVCASAGNHAQGVALSCKLLKIKGTIFMPSPTPNQKIDQVKMFGEEYTNIVLVGDTYDDAYHASMLECERLNKTFIHPFDDQKVIEGQATIGLEMLSQINAPLDYVFIPVGGGGLASGLSTVFKQLSPDTKIIGVEPEGAPSMKTSLKNGYNTELKSIENFVDGAAVKKVGDKTFAICKQNLSEMITVPEGKICETILELYNKDAIVVEPAGALSIAALDFYAEEIKGKNVACVISGSNNDITRTEEIKERALLYTNLKHYFIVKFPQRAGALKEFVAEILGPNDDITYFQYAKKTNRVNGSAVVGIELKSSKDLIPLMEKMKSRKFYGDYLNDNPDLFQFLV from the coding sequence ATGCAAACTGAAAACAAAACATATTTTCCAAGTTTAAAAGCAGTACAAGCAGCAGCCGAACGTTTAAAATCGGTTGCTGTTTTAACGCCTTTAGTTAAAAACTTACAATACTCTAAACGCTATAATGCAAATGTTCTTTTTAAACGAGAAGATTTACAATTAGTACGTTCTTATAAGATTCGTGGTGCATACAATAGGATGTCGTCTTTAACCGAAGAACAAATGAAAAACGGTATTGTGTGTGCAAGTGCAGGGAATCATGCGCAAGGTGTGGCTCTGTCTTGTAAATTGTTAAAAATAAAGGGAACTATTTTTATGCCTTCGCCAACACCGAATCAAAAAATTGATCAAGTAAAAATGTTTGGTGAAGAATATACTAACATTGTTTTAGTTGGCGATACTTACGATGATGCTTATCATGCATCAATGTTGGAGTGTGAACGTTTAAATAAAACGTTTATTCATCCGTTCGACGATCAAAAGGTTATTGAAGGACAAGCAACTATTGGTTTAGAAATGTTAAGTCAGATTAACGCACCTTTAGATTATGTATTCATTCCGGTTGGAGGTGGCGGATTAGCTTCCGGTTTATCTACTGTATTTAAACAATTGTCTCCAGATACTAAAATTATTGGTGTAGAACCAGAAGGTGCGCCTTCTATGAAAACATCGCTAAAAAATGGATATAATACAGAATTAAAAAGCATTGAAAACTTTGTTGATGGTGCTGCAGTGAAGAAAGTGGGCGATAAAACCTTTGCAATTTGTAAGCAAAATTTATCCGAAATGATTACTGTTCCAGAAGGTAAAATCTGCGAAACTATTTTAGAACTCTATAATAAAGATGCTATAGTTGTAGAGCCAGCAGGTGCTTTAAGTATTGCTGCTCTAGATTTTTATGCTGAAGAAATTAAAGGTAAAAATGTAGCTTGTGTAATTAGTGGAAGTAATAACGATATTACACGAACTGAAGAAATTAAAGAACGTGCTTTATTATACACGAATTTAAAACATTACTTTATAGTTAAGTTCCCGCAACGTGCAGGTGCATTAAAAGAATTTGTAGCCGAAATATTAGGTCCTAACGATGATATTACATATTTTCAATATGCTAAAAAAACAAATCGTGTAAACGGATCGGCTGTTGTAGGTATAGAGTTAAAATCGAGTAAAGATTTAATACCTTTAATGGAGAAAATGAAATCTAGAAAATTCTATGGCGATTATTTAAACGATAATCCAGATCTATTTCAGTTTTTGGTTTAA
- a CDS encoding c-type cytochrome — MMQKLKLLAKNTCVACHLKDKKNLRPPFVEIAERNYTYERIVELIYKPEPQNWPDYVVSIAPLPNVSRGEAFKIVA, encoded by the coding sequence ATGATGCAGAAGCTCAAATTATTAGCTAAAAACACTTGCGTTGCTTGTCATTTAAAAGATAAAAAAAATCTTAGACCTCCATTTGTAGAAATCGCTGAAAGAAATTATACATACGAAAGAATTGTTGAACTTATTTATAAACCAGAACCACAAAATTGGCCTGATTATGTAGTGTCTATCGCACCTTTACCTAATGTTTCAAGGGGAGAAGCGTTTAAAATTGTAGCTTGA
- a CDS encoding DUF7133 domain-containing protein, producing MKIIKTSILSLAVLTFFNCEKKEYVDKIYEKPEIVKEAAADFLSPEESLKSFYLPEGYKVELVASEPMIDEPITMAWDGDGRMYVAEMNTYMQDVDGTGTNRSISKIKLLEDLDGDGKMDKSTVFIDSLLLPRMILPLENELIVNETYSYDLWSYKDTDGDGVADKKERVYYNPDRRGGNLEHQQSGLIWNLDNWVYTTYNPVRFKFKKNEVIVDSLDNMPSGQWGLTQDDMGVMYYSSAGSENPAYGFQQPAVYGDFNPKGRLSEGFMEPWPIVGTPDVQGGPKRLRPDNTLNHFTGVAGQEIFRGHKLPPSTYGDLFIPEPVGRLIRRAKVKVENGKRVLYNAYDQAEFMASTDLNFRPTQAKTGPDGALYIVDMYRGIIQESNWTKKGSAIRPVIERKGLDKNIGKGRIYRIVHEDIEPDGKPNLIGKSAADLIVYLGHPNGWYRNTAQKLIILKDDKTVIPELQALARDNESFFDGLFNADKDFGIERVTALWTLEGLGDVDKTLITEKLTDTDPRVRVTAIRLSENFLKAGDTSFLSVLENLVSDANVDVVNQLALSLRYSKDDKATALLNAINDKYSNHEIVSHSVKESLKKDDSQLETLKKRIANRHVNEKKGIYKGYDAYKQLCITCHGADLKGVATEDGTLIAPSLIGSERVIGDQKKLSKILINGLIGSIEGVEYGIMMPLNSNSDQWIADVLSYVRAMNDESSVHRKVVRAAREESKGREDYWTIEELYNE from the coding sequence ATGAAAATTATAAAAACTAGCATTTTATCACTTGCAGTATTAACCTTCTTCAATTGCGAGAAAAAAGAATATGTCGATAAAATTTACGAAAAACCAGAAATAGTAAAAGAAGCAGCAGCCGATTTTCTTTCTCCAGAAGAAAGTTTAAAATCGTTTTACTTACCCGAAGGATATAAAGTAGAGCTTGTAGCAAGTGAACCAATGATTGATGAGCCTATTACAATGGCTTGGGATGGAGATGGACGAATGTATGTAGCAGAAATGAATACATATATGCAAGATGTAGATGGTACAGGAACCAACCGTTCTATTAGTAAAATTAAATTACTAGAAGATTTAGATGGTGATGGTAAAATGGATAAGAGTACTGTTTTTATAGATAGTTTATTGTTACCAAGAATGATACTTCCGCTAGAAAACGAATTAATTGTTAACGAAACCTATTCTTATGATTTATGGAGTTATAAAGATACCGATGGTGATGGTGTAGCCGATAAAAAAGAACGCGTGTATTATAATCCAGATCGTCGTGGTGGAAATTTAGAGCATCAACAAAGCGGATTAATCTGGAATTTAGATAACTGGGTGTATACCACATATAATCCCGTACGTTTTAAATTTAAAAAGAATGAAGTTATCGTAGATTCTTTAGATAATATGCCTTCTGGGCAATGGGGCTTAACGCAAGACGATATGGGTGTCATGTACTACTCTTCTGCGGGTAGCGAAAACCCAGCGTATGGCTTCCAGCAGCCTGCAGTGTATGGCGATTTTAATCCTAAAGGAAGACTTTCTGAAGGTTTTATGGAACCATGGCCAATTGTTGGAACTCCAGATGTTCAAGGAGGACCAAAACGATTAAGACCAGATAATACATTAAATCATTTTACGGGTGTTGCGGGTCAAGAAATTTTTAGAGGACATAAATTACCGCCTTCAACCTATGGTGATTTGTTTATTCCAGAGCCCGTTGGTCGTTTAATTCGTCGTGCTAAAGTTAAGGTTGAAAATGGAAAGCGTGTATTATATAATGCTTACGATCAAGCAGAATTTATGGCGTCTACAGATTTAAATTTTAGACCTACACAAGCTAAAACAGGACCAGATGGTGCGTTATACATTGTAGATATGTACCGTGGAATTATTCAAGAGAGTAATTGGACTAAAAAAGGAAGTGCCATTCGTCCGGTAATCGAACGTAAAGGTTTAGATAAAAATATTGGGAAAGGACGTATTTATCGTATTGTACATGAAGATATAGAGCCCGATGGGAAGCCTAACCTAATTGGAAAAAGCGCTGCAGACCTTATCGTGTATTTAGGACATCCTAATGGTTGGTATAGAAATACGGCTCAGAAATTAATCATTTTAAAAGATGATAAAACGGTTATCCCAGAGTTGCAAGCGTTAGCTAGAGATAACGAATCCTTTTTTGATGGTTTGTTTAATGCAGATAAAGATTTTGGAATTGAACGCGTAACTGCACTTTGGACTTTAGAAGGATTAGGAGATGTCGATAAAACTTTAATTACAGAAAAGTTAACCGATACCGATCCAAGAGTAAGAGTTACGGCAATTAGATTAAGTGAAAACTTCTTGAAAGCTGGAGATACTAGTTTTCTTTCAGTGTTAGAAAATTTGGTTTCAGATGCTAATGTCGATGTTGTTAATCAATTGGCGTTAAGTTTAAGATATAGTAAAGATGATAAAGCAACAGCCTTATTAAATGCTATTAACGATAAATATAGTAATCACGAAATAGTGTCGCATTCGGTTAAAGAGAGTTTAAAGAAAGACGATTCTCAGCTTGAAACCTTGAAAAAAAGAATTGCTAATAGACATGTAAATGAGAAAAAAGGAATTTATAAAGGTTACGATGCGTATAAGCAATTATGTATTACGTGTCACGGGGCAGATTTAAAAGGAGTAGCTACAGAAGACGGGACGTTAATTGCGCCATCTTTAATTGGTAGCGAACGTGTTATTGGAGATCAGAAAAAATTAAGTAAGATTTTAATAAATGGACTTATTGGCTCTATTGAAGGTGTTGAATACGGTATTATGATGCCGCTTAACTCTAATAGTGATCAATGGATTGCAGATGTGTTAAGTTATGTAAGAGCTATGAACGATGAAAGCTCTGTGCATAGAAAAGTAGTAAGAGCTGCTAGAGAAGAATCTAAAGGACGAGAAGATTATTGGACTATAGAAGAATTATACAACGAGTAA
- a CDS encoding TonB-dependent receptor — MNLIKSLIAFLFLTQSFIIHSQSSISGTLSDQNNQPIEGGTISLSSQSNRYTISGPKGEFNFTNIPFGEYTINISHLGFKPISERIKIDKDNMTLSYFLDTDLLNLHTVVLTGNFSPKAQLESSTSVSTLNSEHIQQVYPRGTANLLENIPGTFTDASAGEVFTKVYTRGISAAAEDDMGWYYVSLQEDGLPVSLVQHSYYSPDIFNRVDLTTGKVEALRGGTASIIAMNAPGGVYNFISKNNSSEGLNGEVQLQTGIQGDGNMMYRADAVIGGALGNNWFFNAGGHYRHDDGARNTDFTFSKGGQFKFDVTKETSRGYFKLYGKYLNDYTNRYNGVAATNWDNPTAAFGQNFHNTALLMPSFNANIPDGRTLSEGGTNSFNPANGVHAKDLAFGFDFSQNLGNDWSIKNNMKFSSKNANWQTAISNAFVSISDPTAYYLVSNGNPFPVGQIVFREANSGTELARIDNSGIFSGEASQYLTDGTLPNDAIMGTSTWYKDNDADEFMQQLTLNKSWDTHDLNFGFATGFSDTSVFTQGSFAFSTYENSPQMLQVTLENPGEPVIALSDEFGVSNYGGLFFTNSRAKISQVAAFANDQWEISDRIQLDLGLRFESINHNGSNDSYAPFTQSGGLDLDETTAYDNNILAPTGEIHEFDYTYNYLSYSFGLNYKLTRDASLFGRVSKGNKAPELNYYFNNFSNVPINQAGEIQQINQVEIGVKSILKDFSFTTTLFWSELNNIGISNFEFDGDTGSIFYTPMQFNTSRTLGLEWESIYTPFQNIAFRFNGIIQNPKATDWTIYDASGTVDTADDSIVDYSGNTLPFNPKVMFNLAIEYNKNRVSSFLKWRYTGTREANVGNAFQLDAFSVFDAGLGYKITNNLSANLLVTNLFNSDGLANFMGANSFGANANGVTSEYIDNNPNASFIVIPILPRASLLQLNYTF; from the coding sequence ATGAATTTAATTAAAAGCTTAATTGCTTTCTTATTCCTTACCCAATCGTTTATAATTCACTCCCAATCGTCTATAAGCGGTACACTTTCAGACCAGAATAATCAACCCATAGAAGGCGGTACAATAAGCCTAAGTAGCCAATCTAATCGTTACACCATTTCTGGACCTAAAGGAGAATTTAATTTTACCAATATTCCTTTTGGCGAATACACTATTAATATTTCTCATTTAGGTTTTAAACCCATTTCTGAACGTATTAAAATTGATAAAGACAACATGACATTGTCTTACTTTTTAGACACCGATTTACTTAATTTACATACAGTAGTGCTTACGGGAAATTTCTCACCTAAAGCACAATTAGAATCTAGCACTTCTGTAAGCACACTCAATAGCGAACACATACAACAAGTATATCCACGAGGTACAGCTAATTTACTAGAAAACATTCCCGGAACGTTTACAGATGCCTCTGCAGGCGAGGTATTTACTAAAGTGTATACACGGGGAATTTCGGCTGCAGCCGAAGACGACATGGGATGGTATTACGTGTCTTTACAAGAAGACGGTCTTCCTGTTAGTCTAGTGCAACATTCGTATTATAGCCCAGATATTTTTAATCGGGTAGATTTAACCACGGGTAAAGTTGAGGCTTTACGCGGCGGAACCGCTTCTATAATTGCTATGAACGCGCCAGGAGGGGTTTACAATTTTATATCTAAAAACAATTCTTCTGAAGGTTTAAACGGCGAAGTTCAACTGCAAACAGGTATTCAAGGCGACGGCAATATGATGTATAGAGCAGATGCTGTTATAGGTGGCGCCTTGGGTAATAACTGGTTTTTTAATGCTGGTGGACACTACAGACATGATGATGGCGCAAGAAATACAGATTTTACATTTAGTAAAGGTGGGCAATTTAAATTTGATGTTACCAAAGAAACTTCTCGAGGCTATTTTAAACTTTACGGAAAATATCTTAACGATTACACTAACAGGTATAATGGTGTAGCTGCCACGAATTGGGATAATCCAACAGCGGCTTTTGGACAGAATTTTCATAATACAGCCTTGTTAATGCCAAGTTTTAACGCAAATATTCCAGATGGACGCACTTTGTCTGAAGGTGGAACAAATAGCTTCAATCCTGCAAATGGAGTACATGCTAAAGATTTAGCGTTTGGATTCGATTTTTCTCAAAACCTAGGAAACGATTGGTCCATTAAAAATAATATGAAGTTTTCTTCAAAAAACGCAAATTGGCAAACGGCAATAAGTAATGCATTTGTATCTATTAGCGACCCTACTGCTTATTATTTAGTAAGTAACGGAAATCCTTTTCCTGTTGGACAAATAGTATTTAGAGAAGCAAATTCTGGAACAGAATTAGCACGCATAGATAATAGCGGAATTTTTAGCGGTGAAGCTTCTCAATATTTAACAGATGGCACATTACCCAACGATGCTATTATGGGTACATCTACCTGGTATAAGGATAATGATGCAGATGAATTTATGCAGCAATTAACATTAAATAAATCTTGGGACACACACGATTTAAACTTTGGTTTTGCAACAGGATTTTCAGATACTTCGGTATTTACACAAGGAAGTTTTGCCTTTTCTACCTACGAAAACAGTCCGCAAATGCTACAGGTTACATTAGAAAATCCAGGAGAGCCTGTAATAGCTCTATCAGACGAATTTGGAGTGAGTAATTACGGTGGTTTATTCTTTACAAATAGTCGCGCTAAAATTAGTCAGGTTGCCGCTTTCGCAAACGACCAATGGGAAATCTCAGACAGAATACAACTTGATTTAGGATTACGTTTTGAATCGATTAATCACAACGGAAGTAATGATAGCTATGCGCCTTTTACTCAAAGCGGAGGATTAGATCTAGATGAAACCACTGCTTACGACAATAACATTTTAGCACCTACTGGAGAGATTCATGAGTTTGATTACACCTATAATTACTTATCGTATTCTTTCGGATTAAATTATAAATTAACGCGTGATGCATCTTTATTCGGACGTGTATCTAAAGGAAATAAAGCTCCGGAATTAAATTATTATTTTAATAATTTTTCTAACGTACCAATCAATCAAGCCGGTGAAATTCAACAAATCAATCAAGTCGAGATTGGGGTAAAATCTATACTTAAAGACTTTTCGTTTACAACAACTTTATTTTGGAGCGAATTAAATAATATCGGTATTTCTAACTTCGAGTTTGATGGCGACACAGGTAGTATTTTCTATACTCCAATGCAATTTAACACGTCTAGAACTTTAGGTTTAGAATGGGAATCTATCTACACCCCATTCCAGAACATTGCATTTAGATTTAATGGAATTATTCAAAATCCGAAAGCAACTGATTGGACCATTTACGATGCTTCTGGCACGGTTGACACTGCCGATGATAGCATTGTAGACTACTCAGGAAACACTTTGCCTTTTAACCCAAAAGTCATGTTTAACCTAGCTATTGAATATAATAAAAATAGAGTATCTTCATTCTTAAAATGGCGATATACAGGAACACGTGAAGCTAACGTAGGTAATGCTTTTCAATTAGATGCTTTTAGTGTTTTTGATGCTGGCTTAGGGTATAAAATAACCAACAATTTAAGTGCAAACCTGCTAGTAACAAATCTTTTTAACTCAGATGGTTTAGCTAATTTTATGGGAGCTAATTCTTTTGGAGCCAATGCCAACGGCGTAACATCAGAATATATAGATAACAATCCGAATGCTAGTTTTATTGTTATTCCTATTTTACCACGAGCTAGTTTACTTCAATTAAATTACACCTTTTAG
- a CDS encoding helix-turn-helix transcriptional regulator, translating into MKANKVNIEPYKAYGVVYHADTCLPLIDAYNRKKIKFKALARHTYPGDRLDENTLGLNSIGYWDANEPQDWGLDWHRNEGIEFHFLESGSMPYAQENKDVILTPNHLTITRPWEAHKVGNPYVGMGKFYWVIIDLGVRRPHQEWVWPDWITLIPKDLDRLTAILRQNEKSIWKTDQRVRECFVRINKAINTDDNGSNASRIRLLINYLLILLLDLLDAEDVVLDEKLTDSSRSVKFFLDELEKNLSENWTVELMAESAGVGITRFTHHCKRLTNVTPMRYLMMKRLALSKTMLRENTDLTIAEIAYTCGFATSQYFATVFKKHEKCSPNSYRLKHAIANTECV; encoded by the coding sequence GTGAAAGCAAACAAAGTAAATATTGAGCCTTATAAAGCTTATGGTGTGGTTTATCATGCTGATACTTGTTTGCCATTAATTGATGCGTATAATCGAAAAAAAATAAAATTTAAAGCCCTCGCGAGACATACTTATCCTGGCGATAGATTAGACGAAAATACGTTAGGGCTTAATAGTATTGGGTATTGGGATGCTAACGAACCACAGGATTGGGGATTAGATTGGCATAGAAATGAAGGTATTGAATTTCATTTTTTAGAATCTGGTAGCATGCCTTATGCACAAGAAAATAAGGACGTTATATTAACACCAAACCACTTAACAATTACTCGTCCATGGGAAGCCCATAAAGTAGGAAATCCGTATGTAGGTATGGGGAAGTTTTATTGGGTGATAATTGATCTGGGAGTACGACGACCACATCAAGAATGGGTGTGGCCAGATTGGATAACTTTAATTCCGAAAGACTTAGATCGCTTGACTGCCATTTTAAGACAGAATGAAAAATCTATTTGGAAAACAGATCAAAGAGTTCGTGAATGCTTTGTAAGGATTAATAAGGCTATTAATACCGACGATAATGGTAGTAATGCGTCCAGGATTAGATTACTGATTAATTATTTATTGATTTTGTTGCTAGACTTATTAGATGCAGAAGATGTTGTTTTAGATGAAAAACTTACCGATAGTTCTCGAAGTGTAAAATTCTTTCTAGACGAACTAGAAAAAAACTTATCTGAAAATTGGACTGTAGAACTTATGGCTGAATCTGCAGGCGTGGGTATTACACGATTTACACATCATTGCAAGCGTCTTACCAATGTGACGCCTATGCGATATTTAATGATGAAACGCTTGGCTTTATCTAAGACCATGTTAAGAGAGAATACCGATTTAACAATCGCTGAAATTGCATATACCTGTGGTTTTGCAACAAGTCAGTACTTCGCAACTGTATTTAAAAAACACGAAAAGTGTTCGCCAAATAGTTATAGATTAAAACATGCTATAGCGAATACCGAATGTGTTTAA
- a CDS encoding MFS transporter, producing METINKKRLFLGSCLALITTAMTFAIRARLETVFGPEGVGLTLEQIGYAFTPAFFGFTLAMIFGGPLVDFLGIKKITWIAFIMHAVGIVWTILADSMTSLFLATLFVGIGNGMVEAALNPMVASMYTSEKTKMLNRFHVWFPGGIVIGSIVGWLIMDVLGLSWQIMVATLFVPLFLYAVLFYGQKFPVTERVQMGISNKKMFSSVCKPLFLFMVFCMLLTSASELGTTQRIESLLKESVAVPLLVLAFINGIMALGRLFAGQVVHKLQPSGMLLYSAIFTFIGLWLLTITTGGMTFVAAAVFAVGVTFFWPTMLGFVAEYLPETGALGLSIMGGAGMFSVSLVLPIMGKLMDDANASEALRTMSILPAILIVAFLGLNMYMKKRNKIEQA from the coding sequence ATGGAAACTATCAATAAGAAAAGACTTTTTCTTGGGAGCTGTCTGGCTCTAATAACCACTGCAATGACATTTGCTATTCGAGCACGGTTAGAAACCGTTTTCGGACCAGAAGGTGTTGGTTTAACTTTAGAACAAATTGGCTATGCATTTACGCCTGCTTTTTTTGGGTTTACTCTAGCCATGATATTTGGAGGACCTCTGGTAGATTTTCTCGGCATTAAAAAAATTACTTGGATTGCATTCATTATGCATGCTGTTGGGATTGTATGGACCATTTTAGCAGACTCGATGACCTCGTTATTCTTAGCGACATTATTTGTAGGTATTGGAAACGGTATGGTAGAAGCGGCTTTAAATCCGATGGTTGCATCCATGTACACATCCGAAAAAACTAAAATGTTAAATCGGTTTCATGTTTGGTTCCCTGGCGGTATTGTTATAGGGTCAATTGTAGGATGGTTAATTATGGATGTTTTAGGCTTGAGTTGGCAAATTATGGTGGCTACTTTATTTGTACCTCTATTTTTATACGCTGTTTTATTTTATGGTCAAAAATTTCCAGTAACAGAACGTGTTCAAATGGGAATTAGTAATAAAAAAATGTTTTCAAGTGTTTGTAAACCACTATTCCTATTTATGGTGTTTTGTATGTTGTTAACATCCGCATCCGAATTAGGAACCACACAACGTATCGAATCCCTTTTAAAAGAATCTGTTGCCGTGCCGCTTTTAGTGTTAGCATTTATTAATGGTATTATGGCATTAGGGAGATTGTTTGCGGGTCAAGTCGTTCATAAATTACAGCCTTCAGGGATGTTACTATATTCGGCGATATTCACATTTATTGGTCTGTGGTTATTAACCATAACTACTGGTGGAATGACCTTTGTTGCAGCAGCTGTTTTTGCTGTTGGAGTCACATTCTTTTGGCCTACTATGTTAGGGTTTGTAGCAGAATATTTACCAGAAACAGGAGCGTTAGGACTCTCGATTATGGGAGGAGCAGGTATGTTTTCGGTGTCTTTAGTATTACCTATTATGGGAAAATTAATGGATGATGCTAATGCTTCTGAAGCTTTACGTACCATGTCCATTTTACCAGCTATTCTAATTGTAGCATTTTTAGGATTGAACATGTATATGAAAAAACGAAATAAAATAGAACAAGCATAA
- a CDS encoding Gfo/Idh/MocA family protein, with the protein MGRKLRMGMIGGGTGSFIGDVHRKAAAIDGMIDLVCGAFSSNAEKSKASGAALFLPEDRCYGSFEEMILKEIELPESIRMDFVSIVTPNHMHFAPAKLALEHGFHVVCDKPMTLTLEQTLEIESIVEKSGKIFALTHNYTGYPMVKQARAMVENGDLGHIRKIQVQYLQGWLSTAVEQTGQKQASWRVDPTKSGIGGALGDIGTHAENLMGYITGLKIKELAADLGRFGEGRVLDDDGNLLLRMENGAKGTMSISQIALGEENNLAIKVYGDKGSLEWEQENPNRLITHWLEEPVKVYTPNGNDLYDAALNVSRIPAGHPEGYLEAFATIYKNFATHVMAILSGETIERPDYPTVKDGVRGMQFIYAAVESDKNNAAWTTFKK; encoded by the coding sequence ATGGGAAGAAAATTAAGAATGGGAATGATTGGTGGAGGAACCGGATCATTCATTGGAGATGTACACAGAAAAGCTGCTGCTATCGATGGGATGATCGATTTGGTTTGTGGAGCGTTTAGTAGTAATGCAGAAAAATCGAAAGCATCAGGAGCGGCGTTATTCCTTCCTGAAGATAGGTGTTATGGTAGTTTTGAAGAGATGATCTTAAAAGAAATAGAACTGCCCGAAAGTATTCGTATGGATTTTGTGTCTATAGTAACACCAAATCATATGCATTTCGCGCCAGCAAAATTGGCATTAGAACATGGTTTTCATGTGGTGTGCGATAAACCGATGACCTTAACTTTGGAGCAAACCTTAGAAATAGAATCTATAGTTGAAAAGAGCGGAAAGATTTTTGCTTTAACGCATAATTATACGGGATATCCTATGGTGAAGCAAGCGAGAGCTATGGTTGAAAATGGGGATTTAGGACATATTAGAAAAATACAAGTGCAATACCTGCAAGGGTGGTTATCTACCGCCGTAGAGCAAACAGGGCAGAAACAAGCTTCTTGGCGAGTCGACCCAACTAAATCCGGTATTGGAGGTGCTTTAGGAGATATTGGGACACATGCCGAGAATTTAATGGGATACATCACTGGATTAAAAATTAAAGAATTAGCAGCCGATTTAGGGAGATTTGGAGAAGGTAGAGTCTTAGACGACGATGGCAATTTACTGCTTCGTATGGAAAATGGAGCAAAAGGCACCATGTCTATTTCTCAAATTGCTTTAGGAGAAGAAAATAATTTGGCTATAAAGGTTTATGGAGACAAGGGGAGCTTAGAATGGGAGCAGGAAAATCCGAACCGATTAATAACACATTGGCTTGAAGAACCTGTAAAAGTATATACGCCAAACGGAAACGATTTGTACGACGCAGCGCTTAATGTATCGCGTATTCCTGCAGGTCATCCGGAAGGATATTTAGAAGCATTTGCAACAATTTATAAAAATTTCGCAACTCATGTTATGGCTATTTTAAGCGGTGAAACTATAGAGCGACCGGATTACCCAACGGTTAAAGATGGTGTGCGAGGTATGCAGTTTATTTATGCAGCGGTAGAAAGCGATAAGAATAATGCCGCATGGACAACATTTAAAAAATAA
- a CDS encoding sugar phosphate isomerase/epimerase family protein, which yields MKTIKGPAIFLAQFAGSEAPFNSLDTICKWAADLGYKGIQIPTWVPELIDLDKAAESQTYCDELKGKVNSYGLEITELSTHLQGQLVAVNPAYDTLFDGFAPDAYKNNPKARTTWAIDTVKKAGTASGRLGLKSHASFSGALLWHTVYPWPQRPQGLVEMGFEELAKRWLPILNHFDEHGVDVCYELHPGEDLHDGVSFERFLEATGHHKRANILYDPSHFVLQQLDYLKFIDYYHERIKSFHVKDAEFNMSGKQGVYGGYSDWQDRAGRFRSLGDGQVDFKSIFTKLTKYDCDVWAVMEWECCIKSSDQGAREGAPFIQKHIIEAAERSFDDFAGVKPDENYLKSILGI from the coding sequence ATGAAAACAATAAAAGGACCAGCAATTTTTTTAGCGCAATTCGCAGGAAGTGAGGCGCCATTTAATTCGTTAGATACTATTTGTAAATGGGCTGCAGATTTAGGTTATAAAGGAATTCAAATCCCAACATGGGTGCCTGAATTGATAGATTTAGACAAAGCTGCCGAGAGTCAAACCTATTGCGACGAATTAAAAGGGAAAGTAAATTCATACGGATTAGAAATCACAGAATTATCGACACATTTACAAGGGCAATTAGTTGCCGTAAATCCAGCTTACGATACACTGTTCGATGGTTTTGCGCCAGATGCATATAAAAACAATCCTAAAGCTAGGACAACATGGGCAATCGATACGGTTAAAAAAGCCGGAACCGCCAGTGGAAGATTGGGGTTGAAATCGCATGCCTCCTTTTCTGGAGCGTTGTTGTGGCATACAGTATACCCTTGGCCACAGCGGCCGCAAGGTTTGGTAGAGATGGGGTTTGAAGAGTTGGCAAAACGTTGGTTGCCTATTTTAAATCATTTCGACGAACACGGTGTCGATGTGTGTTACGAGCTTCATCCAGGTGAAGATTTGCATGATGGTGTGAGTTTCGAACGGTTTTTAGAAGCGACGGGACATCATAAGCGCGCCAATATTCTTTACGACCCGAGTCATTTTGTACTGCAGCAGTTAGATTATTTAAAGTTTATCGATTATTATCACGAACGCATTAAGTCCTTTCACGTAAAAGATGCTGAATTTAATATGTCTGGAAAGCAAGGTGTGTACGGGGGGTATTCCGATTGGCAAGACCGTGCTGGACGTTTTAGATCTTTAGGAGATGGACAAGTTGATTTTAAAAGTATTTTTACGAAATTAACTAAATACGATTGCGATGTTTGGGCAGTCATGGAATGGGAGTGTTGTATAAAATCTTCTGATCAAGGAGCAAGAGAGGGTGCGCCTTTTATTCAAAAGCATATTATTGAAGCTGCCGAACGTAGTTTCGATGATTTTGCGGGAGTCAAACCAGATGAAAATTATTTAAAGAGTATTTTAGGAATTTAA